A window of Tautonia plasticadhaerens contains these coding sequences:
- the cas6 gene encoding CRISPR system precrRNA processing endoribonuclease RAMP protein Cas6 produces the protein MDLSSDTAVLRDLNVRAWRLHLATPGVLATVPLLRGVWGAALRDGSQGQYREVFEGGEAGVPRYLMRPAPHEAEPAPAVEFLIFGRSDPDAEAALWAAWDEAERRGLGPERRPFRITAAVPLAWDETPLGPARVQPGFALAPLPWPAGSIAAGSQIDIPAPLRLLRQGRLIDSPTPADLALAALRRISGLLGPAADPLWEQRSAWLEAARAVPHRTWRGRRLDLVRYSGSQHREVELRGVVGSLDLPDGPGPLAPLLAAAQWLHLGKGTVMGLGQVRILALDADEPHR, from the coding sequence ATGGACCTATCATCTGACACAGCAGTTTTACGTGACCTGAACGTCCGTGCCTGGCGGCTGCACCTGGCAACGCCGGGGGTCCTCGCCACGGTGCCCCTCTTGCGCGGCGTCTGGGGGGCAGCACTGCGGGACGGGTCGCAGGGGCAGTATCGCGAGGTCTTCGAGGGCGGCGAGGCGGGCGTGCCCCGCTACCTGATGCGACCGGCCCCTCACGAGGCCGAGCCGGCACCGGCCGTGGAGTTTCTCATCTTCGGCCGGTCGGACCCGGACGCCGAAGCGGCCCTGTGGGCGGCGTGGGACGAGGCCGAGAGGCGGGGCCTTGGCCCCGAGCGGCGGCCGTTCCGCATCACGGCGGCCGTCCCCCTGGCCTGGGACGAAACCCCGCTGGGGCCGGCGCGGGTGCAGCCGGGGTTCGCCCTGGCCCCGCTGCCCTGGCCGGCCGGGAGCATCGCCGCAGGCAGCCAGATCGACATTCCGGCCCCCTTGCGTCTGCTCCGTCAGGGTCGGCTGATCGACTCGCCGACGCCCGCCGACCTGGCACTCGCGGCCCTCCGCCGGATCAGCGGCTTGCTCGGCCCGGCCGCCGATCCGCTCTGGGAACAGCGGTCTGCCTGGCTCGAAGCCGCCCGAGCGGTACCCCACCGGACCTGGCGCGGCCGCCGGCTCGACCTGGTCCGCTACTCCGGCTCCCAGCACCGCGAGGTCGAGCTACGCGGCGTCGTCGGCTCACTCGACCTGCCCGATGGCCCCGGCCCGCTTGCCCCGCTCCTGGCCGCCGCCCAGTGGCTCCACCTGGGCAAGGGCACTGTCATGGGCCTGGGCCAGGTCCGCATCCTGGCCCTCGACGCCGACGAGCCCCACCGTTGA
- a CDS encoding restriction endonuclease subunit S, with amino-acid sequence MRVRVGSLVSSGKLVINDGYRVTNRELGSTGIPFVRGGDIGDGSITTDVVDHILPEHRDRVRNKLTKPDDVAFISKGTVGRVGYLRPDQPEVVFAPQVCYWRVINQGCIHPRFLYYMLTGPEFQANLHAVKTHGSMVADYVSLADQHAFVLTLPPIDIQADIGRILGSLDDKIDLNRRMNATLEAIARTLFRSWFLDFDPVRAKMEGRQPPVIDSETAALFPSSFADSSLGPIPEGWAVGPLLDQAGLISGGTPKTSESAYWDGGIPWASAKDVSQCGDAFLINTERSITDLGLANSSTKIIPKLSTVVVARGATTGRFTMFGGDIAMNQTCYALRSRTGHHFYLNSLFRELVDDLIHAAHGSVFDTITTTTFERAKVILPPPEVQTCFELRVSSLFGRVLANLNESRTLVALRDTLLPKLLSGEVRVKHAEQLVESRP; translated from the coding sequence ATGCGAGTCCGAGTTGGTTCGCTGGTCAGCAGTGGAAAATTGGTGATCAACGATGGATACAGAGTCACAAACCGCGAGCTTGGTTCGACTGGTATCCCGTTCGTTCGGGGTGGAGACATAGGCGATGGTTCAATCACAACTGATGTTGTTGATCACATACTCCCCGAACACCGGGATAGGGTGCGGAACAAGTTGACGAAGCCAGACGATGTTGCCTTCATCTCGAAGGGAACCGTCGGCCGCGTGGGCTACCTCCGCCCAGATCAGCCTGAGGTCGTTTTCGCCCCCCAAGTGTGCTACTGGCGAGTAATCAACCAGGGCTGTATTCACCCGCGTTTTTTGTACTACATGCTGACTGGACCGGAGTTTCAGGCGAACCTCCATGCGGTCAAGACCCACGGTTCGATGGTTGCAGACTATGTGAGCTTGGCCGATCAGCACGCCTTCGTATTGACACTGCCTCCCATCGACATCCAAGCCGACATCGGTCGCATCCTCGGCTCCCTCGACGACAAGATCGACCTGAACCGCCGGATGAACGCGACGCTGGAGGCGATCGCCCGGACGCTGTTCCGGTCGTGGTTCCTGGACTTCGACCCCGTGCGGGCCAAGATGGAGGGCCGCCAGCCGCCCGTCATCGACTCCGAGACCGCCGCCCTGTTCCCCTCCTCGTTCGCCGACTCCTCCCTCGGCCCGATCCCGGAGGGCTGGGCCGTGGGGCCGCTCCTCGACCAGGCGGGCCTCATCAGTGGCGGCACGCCCAAAACCTCGGAGAGCGCGTACTGGGATGGTGGCATCCCGTGGGCGAGCGCGAAGGACGTGAGCCAGTGCGGCGACGCCTTCCTCATCAACACCGAGCGGTCGATCACGGACCTAGGTCTGGCGAATAGCTCGACCAAGATCATCCCGAAGCTGTCCACCGTAGTGGTCGCTCGCGGCGCGACGACGGGCAGGTTCACGATGTTCGGCGGGGACATCGCCATGAACCAGACCTGCTACGCGCTCCGCTCGCGGACAGGCCACCACTTCTACCTCAACTCCCTGTTCCGCGAACTCGTGGACGACCTGATTCATGCCGCCCATGGCTCCGTTTTCGACACCATCACGACAACGACCTTCGAGCGGGCCAAGGTCATTCTTCCCCCGCCCGAGGTCCAAACGTGCTTCGAGCTTCGCGTGTCGAGCCTGTTCGGCCGGGTGCTGGCGAACCTCAACGAATCGCGTACCCTCGTCGCCCTCCGCGACACCCTGTTGCCGAAGCTGCTCTCGGGCGAGGTCCGCGTCAAGCATGCCGAGCAACTGGTCGAGTCCCGGCCATGA
- a CDS encoding DUF4268 domain-containing protein, translating to MKSNNLTLGEILASPSQYVIPVFQRYYRWDQPQWDKLWSDLDDLQEPYRTGRHFMGFLVMVPETFMPGRINRSHLIDGQQRLTTVSLMLCALRDAARAAGFGELAMQIEVSSLVHQFEKGNDRFRVFPKLRDREQFVACIDGVPPADGRLGAAVRYFAGRLTTIPGAGTEAGLRAFYDLLRQRLEFVYAQLEGENPFNIFKSLNSTGVPLGPADLIRNFVFMNVPVEDQDDFDQALWKPMERRFEDDQGILDADGFSSFLRDHLMRHGEYVPPAETFDTFQRRHSATAFDPKGVTVELKQASEWYAILRGDRPDLDPEVEAALVRLRELESSTAFALLLNLYERRHRGQLNPADLVECLRLLTGFILRRLVCGENSRGYARMFVQAAGSIGEAPPEDLRRFLEARGFPDTPRFVRQFVTFDLYHSRYRKVVLEALERAKGHKEPADLAKAQVEHIMPQTITDAWREALGPESARVQTTWLHTPGNLTLTGYNPELLNKPFATKREAYRNSNIVLTRRLGDFVAWGESEIQARAQAMAEDAGRIWPGPAAPVERASDGAARAGPSRYDLRLRYWTGFHEFLKESGSDLSPSEPGTQYNLRCERLGVGCALYAYLNLKKERLAVSAYFYSKSADRQSKLIRQHQDAIEAEIGSRLAWWQSSKDGTFEIAIHNPVDPTDETLWPSYYDWMRRSLETFRRVLGPHVARPKAEEARGQVDGASSETQQFRIDYWTAFRDLLIGSTTELKPRKPQPDPWYSFSTGRARAQLTAVVNLRDGSIAAELTLWYDEGKAYFAILAREREAIEAAFGEPLEWIEQNGKKHSKIRIRREGVAPGSKQDWPDQQAWLRAKLEALHGVVIPRIMAIGPEELAHAQDAGPSNGESDAANMDEGTPDEE from the coding sequence ATGAAGTCGAACAACCTGACCCTGGGCGAAATCCTGGCCTCCCCGAGCCAGTACGTCATCCCGGTTTTCCAACGGTACTACCGCTGGGATCAGCCCCAGTGGGACAAGCTCTGGTCCGACCTGGACGACTTGCAGGAGCCATACCGCACCGGCCGGCACTTCATGGGCTTCCTCGTGATGGTGCCCGAGACGTTCATGCCCGGCCGGATCAACCGCTCCCACCTGATCGACGGCCAGCAGCGGCTGACCACCGTCTCGCTGATGCTCTGTGCCCTGCGAGACGCGGCTCGGGCGGCCGGATTCGGCGAACTGGCGATGCAGATTGAGGTCTCGTCCCTCGTCCACCAGTTCGAGAAGGGCAACGACCGCTTCCGGGTCTTCCCAAAGCTCCGCGATCGGGAGCAATTCGTCGCCTGCATCGACGGAGTCCCACCGGCCGACGGCCGCCTGGGAGCCGCTGTGCGCTACTTCGCAGGCCGGTTGACCACAATCCCGGGGGCGGGCACGGAGGCCGGCCTGCGGGCCTTCTACGACCTCCTGCGGCAGCGCCTGGAGTTCGTCTACGCCCAGCTTGAGGGCGAGAATCCGTTCAACATCTTCAAGAGCCTGAATTCGACCGGCGTCCCGCTCGGGCCGGCCGACCTGATCCGCAACTTCGTCTTCATGAACGTGCCGGTCGAGGACCAGGACGACTTCGACCAGGCCCTCTGGAAGCCGATGGAGCGGCGTTTTGAGGACGACCAGGGCATCCTCGACGCCGATGGGTTCTCGTCGTTCCTGCGCGACCACCTGATGCGCCACGGCGAGTATGTCCCGCCGGCCGAGACCTTCGACACCTTCCAGCGCCGCCATTCTGCTACGGCGTTCGACCCAAAGGGGGTCACCGTCGAGTTGAAGCAGGCGTCGGAATGGTACGCGATCCTGCGTGGCGACCGGCCCGATCTCGACCCGGAAGTCGAGGCGGCCCTGGTCCGGCTCCGCGAGTTGGAAAGCTCGACGGCCTTCGCCCTGTTGCTGAACCTCTACGAGCGCCGACATCGGGGCCAGTTGAATCCAGCCGATCTGGTCGAGTGCCTGCGGCTGCTCACCGGGTTCATCCTGCGGCGGCTGGTCTGCGGCGAGAACTCGCGGGGCTACGCCCGGATGTTCGTACAGGCCGCCGGGTCGATCGGTGAGGCTCCCCCGGAGGACCTGCGGCGGTTCCTGGAGGCACGCGGGTTCCCCGACACGCCCCGCTTCGTCCGCCAGTTCGTCACGTTCGACCTCTACCACAGTCGCTACCGCAAGGTGGTCCTGGAGGCCCTGGAGCGGGCCAAGGGGCACAAGGAGCCGGCCGACCTGGCGAAGGCCCAGGTCGAGCACATCATGCCCCAGACGATCACCGACGCCTGGCGCGAGGCACTCGGCCCGGAGTCGGCCCGCGTCCAAACGACCTGGCTGCACACGCCAGGCAACCTGACCCTGACCGGCTACAACCCCGAGTTGCTGAACAAGCCCTTCGCGACCAAGCGGGAGGCGTATAGGAACAGCAACATCGTGCTGACCCGCCGCCTGGGCGACTTCGTGGCATGGGGCGAGTCCGAGATTCAGGCCCGTGCCCAGGCGATGGCCGAGGATGCGGGCCGCATCTGGCCGGGCCCCGCCGCCCCTGTCGAGCGGGCCAGCGACGGGGCCGCCCGGGCCGGCCCGTCTCGCTATGATCTCCGGCTCCGATACTGGACCGGGTTCCACGAGTTCCTCAAGGAGTCGGGGAGCGACCTGTCCCCGTCCGAACCAGGCACTCAGTACAACCTCCGGTGCGAGCGTCTGGGGGTCGGGTGCGCCCTGTATGCCTACCTGAACCTCAAGAAAGAGCGGCTGGCAGTCAGCGCGTACTTCTACAGCAAGAGTGCGGATCGGCAATCCAAGTTGATTCGCCAGCATCAGGACGCGATCGAGGCGGAGATCGGGTCTCGACTGGCCTGGTGGCAATCCTCCAAGGACGGCACCTTCGAGATCGCCATCCACAACCCGGTCGATCCGACCGACGAGACCCTCTGGCCGTCGTACTACGACTGGATGCGGCGCTCGCTGGAGACCTTTCGGCGTGTCCTCGGACCCCACGTTGCCCGGCCGAAGGCGGAGGAGGCGAGGGGCCAGGTAGACGGGGCATCCTCGGAGACCCAGCAGTTCCGCATCGACTACTGGACGGCATTCCGCGACTTGCTCATCGGCTCGACAACCGAGTTGAAGCCCAGGAAGCCCCAGCCCGATCCGTGGTACTCGTTCTCGACGGGGAGGGCACGCGCCCAGCTTACCGCCGTCGTCAACCTGCGCGACGGATCAATCGCGGCGGAATTGACGCTGTGGTACGACGAGGGCAAGGCGTACTTCGCGATCCTCGCCCGCGAGCGGGAGGCCATCGAGGCCGCGTTCGGCGAGCCGCTGGAATGGATCGAGCAGAATGGCAAGAAGCACAGCAAGATCAGGATCAGGCGGGAAGGCGTCGCTCCAGGGAGTAAGCAGGACTGGCCCGACCAGCAAGCCTGGCTCCGGGCAAAGCTGGAGGCCCTCCACGGGGTTGTGATCCCGAGGATCATGGCGATCGGCCCCGAGGAGCTTGCCCACGCCCAGGACGCAGGCCCGTCAAATGGCGAGAGCGACGCGGCGAACATGGATGAGGGGACGCCCGACGAAGAGTAG
- a CDS encoding class I SAM-dependent DNA methyltransferase, which yields MARRKATNAGKNGSGAKLGFEEKLWAAADKMRGHMDAAEYKHVALGLIFLKYISDAFQERYDALQKEPHADPEDRDEYTAENVFWVPREARWKALQDNAKQADIGKRVDLAMEAIEKENPSLKGVLPKDYARPTLDQTRLGELIDLIGTIELVYREDADLFDGKRDHRSKDLLGRVYEYFLGKFASAEGKAGGEFYTPESVVRLLVEMIEPYKGRVLDPCCGSGGMFVQSESFVEAHGGRKTDLSIFGQESNPTTWKLCRMNLAIRGIEANLGQVHADSFHNDQHKDLRADFILANPPFNVSDWGGDRLREDARWQHGPPPAGNANFAWVQHFLAHLGPKGVAGFVLANGSMSSNQSGEGEIRRRIVEADLVDCMIALPGQLFYTTGIPACLWFLARNKGNGKFRDRRGETLFIDARKLGHLVDRTHRELSAEEIARIARAYHAWRGEPDAGHYADVPGFCKAATLEEIAAHGFVLTPGRYVGAEDVEDDGEPFEVKIERLLEKLEGQFAECQALEGAIRDNLKGLGNAT from the coding sequence ATGGCGCGACGCAAGGCGACGAATGCCGGCAAGAACGGCAGCGGGGCGAAGCTCGGTTTCGAGGAAAAGCTCTGGGCCGCCGCCGACAAGATGCGCGGCCACATGGACGCGGCGGAGTACAAGCACGTCGCCCTGGGGCTGATCTTCCTCAAGTACATCAGCGACGCCTTCCAGGAGCGGTACGACGCCCTCCAGAAGGAGCCACACGCCGACCCGGAGGACCGGGACGAGTACACGGCCGAGAACGTCTTCTGGGTGCCCAGGGAGGCCCGCTGGAAGGCCCTCCAGGACAACGCCAAGCAGGCCGACATCGGCAAGCGGGTGGACCTGGCGATGGAGGCCATCGAGAAGGAGAACCCGTCGCTCAAGGGCGTGTTGCCGAAGGACTACGCCCGGCCGACGCTGGACCAGACGCGGCTTGGGGAGTTGATCGACCTGATCGGGACGATCGAACTGGTCTACCGGGAGGACGCGGACCTCTTCGACGGCAAGCGGGACCACCGCTCGAAGGACCTGCTGGGGCGGGTCTACGAGTATTTCCTCGGCAAGTTCGCCAGCGCCGAGGGGAAGGCCGGGGGCGAGTTCTACACGCCGGAGTCGGTCGTCCGGCTGCTGGTCGAGATGATCGAGCCGTACAAGGGGCGGGTGCTTGACCCGTGCTGCGGCTCGGGCGGGATGTTCGTGCAGTCGGAGTCGTTCGTCGAGGCGCACGGCGGGCGGAAGACGGACCTGTCGATCTTCGGGCAGGAGTCGAACCCGACGACGTGGAAGCTCTGCCGGATGAACCTGGCGATCCGGGGCATCGAGGCGAATCTCGGCCAGGTCCACGCCGACAGCTTCCACAACGACCAGCACAAGGACCTGCGGGCCGATTTCATCCTGGCCAACCCTCCGTTCAACGTGAGCGACTGGGGCGGCGACCGGCTCCGCGAGGACGCCCGCTGGCAGCACGGGCCGCCGCCGGCCGGCAATGCGAACTTCGCCTGGGTGCAGCACTTCCTCGCCCACCTGGGGCCGAAGGGGGTGGCGGGCTTCGTGCTGGCCAACGGGTCGATGTCGTCGAACCAGTCGGGCGAGGGGGAGATCAGGCGGAGGATCGTCGAGGCCGACCTCGTCGATTGCATGATCGCCCTGCCGGGGCAGTTGTTCTACACCACGGGCATCCCGGCCTGCCTCTGGTTCCTGGCCCGTAACAAGGGCAACGGCAAGTTCCGCGACCGCCGGGGCGAGACGCTGTTCATCGACGCCCGCAAGTTGGGGCACCTGGTCGATCGGACCCACCGCGAGCTATCAGCCGAGGAGATCGCCCGGATCGCCCGGGCCTATCACGCCTGGCGGGGCGAGCCCGACGCCGGGCACTACGCCGACGTACCGGGCTTCTGCAAGGCCGCGACGCTGGAGGAGATCGCCGCTCACGGGTTCGTGCTGACGCCGGGACGGTACGTTGGGGCCGAGGATGTCGAGGACGACGGCGAGCCGTTCGAGGTCAAGATTGAGCGATTGCTGGAGAAGCTGGAGGGTCAGTTCGCCGAGTGTCAAGCGCTGGAGGGTGCTATCCGCGACAACCTAAAGGGACTCGGAAATGCAACATGA
- a CDS encoding DUF4365 domain-containing protein — protein sequence MMDLSQRKEQWSEVYLRAIATAAGYTLHEPRVDDDSIDFAIAGRIVADLPCPPRIDVQLKGTSDFAVRDDHVVYRLKRKNYDDLRYTELLVPRLLIVVLIPKAEADWLRHSVEELAIRRCGYWANLAGLGPATQKGDKVPVRLPRANIFSVEGLRDLMRRSARRETL from the coding sequence ATGATGGACCTGAGCCAGCGCAAGGAGCAATGGAGCGAGGTCTACCTCCGGGCGATCGCCACGGCGGCGGGGTACACCCTCCACGAGCCGCGCGTGGACGACGACAGCATCGACTTCGCGATCGCCGGCCGGATTGTCGCGGACCTGCCTTGTCCGCCCAGGATCGACGTTCAACTCAAGGGCACGTCCGATTTCGCGGTCCGCGACGACCACGTCGTTTACCGCTTGAAGCGGAAGAACTATGATGATCTTCGGTACACCGAACTCCTCGTTCCTCGGCTGCTGATCGTCGTCCTTATCCCGAAGGCGGAGGCGGATTGGCTCCGGCACTCGGTCGAGGAACTGGCGATCCGCCGGTGCGGGTACTGGGCCAACCTCGCCGGGCTCGGACCCGCGACCCAGAAGGGCGATAAGGTGCCGGTCCGGTTGCCGCGTGCGAACATCTTCTCGGTCGAGGGCCTTCGCGACCTGATGAGACGGTCCGCCCGGAGGGAGACGCTATGA
- a CDS encoding type I restriction endonuclease subunit R, which translates to MSPGISETVVEDAALSWFAGLGYMVLQGTALRTGEPGGERATYADVVLEGRLRSALAKLNPGIPAPTIDEAARKVLRTETPSLVENNRRFHRMLTEGVDVEYRRPDGSIAGDKVWLVDFDHPDRNDWLAVNQFTVVENRRNRRADVVILVNGLPLAVVELKNPGDENATVRGAFNQLQTYKHDIPGLFSCNEVLVASDGLEARVGSLTADWERFMPWRTVEGDDVAPKGTPELEVLLKGVFDKGRFLDLLRNFIVFEDDGASVVKKLAGYHQFHAVNKAVACTVGAASPEGDKRVGVIWHTQGSGKSLTMAFYAGKIVKHPAMANPTLVVLTDRNDLDDQLYGTFSICQALLRQSPVQVERRDQVTEMLKVASGGVVFTTIQKFLPETKGAKYPLVSDRRNIVVIADEAHRSQYDFIDGFARHMRDALPNASFIGFTGTPIEATDKNTQAVFGDYIDVYDITRSVEDGATVRIYYEGRLARIALDEDERPNLDEEFEEVTEGQEVEKKEKLKSKWARLEAMVGAEKRVKLIARDIVAHFEQRTAALEGKGMIVGMSRRICVDLYDEIIRLRPEWHSDDDAQGTIKVVMTGSAADPQEWQPHIRTKARREAIAKRFKDPANPLRLVIVRDMWLTGFDAPCLHTMYADKPMQGHGLMQAIARVNRVFRDKPGGLIVDYLGLAHFLKKALAAYTEGDRKQAGIPKEEAVALLLEKHEVVSAMLHGFDFSALHSDDPGLRLGLVSGAMNFILERDQGAPEDNLKSRFMDEVSKMVRTFALAVPHEDAQAIRDEVGFFQAVRAGLVKYTPAEGKSEDEIDSAIRQLVSKAIATDRVIDIFADAGMKRPEISILSDEFLAEVRDLPQRNLALELLRKLINDEIKARSRKNLIEARSFTEMLEQAIQRYQNRSIETAQVIAQLIELAKEMRAAHRRGEALGMTEDELAFYDALEVNDSAVKVLGDKTLRTIARELVEAVRRNVSIDWTEKESVKAKLRTIIKRLLRKHGYPPDKQEQATLTVLAQAEALCKDWAA; encoded by the coding sequence ATGAGCCCTGGCATCTCCGAAACCGTCGTCGAGGACGCCGCGCTCTCCTGGTTCGCGGGCCTGGGGTACATGGTCCTCCAAGGGACCGCCCTGAGAACCGGCGAGCCGGGCGGCGAACGGGCGACCTATGCCGACGTAGTGCTGGAGGGGCGCCTCCGCTCGGCCCTCGCCAAGCTCAATCCAGGCATCCCTGCGCCGACCATCGACGAGGCCGCCCGCAAGGTCCTGCGAACCGAGACGCCGAGCCTGGTCGAGAACAACCGCCGCTTCCATCGGATGCTCACCGAGGGCGTCGATGTCGAGTACCGCCGGCCGGACGGCTCGATCGCCGGGGACAAGGTCTGGCTCGTCGATTTCGACCATCCCGACCGGAACGACTGGCTGGCGGTCAATCAGTTCACCGTCGTCGAGAACCGGCGCAACCGCCGCGCCGATGTGGTCATCTTGGTCAACGGGTTGCCCCTGGCCGTCGTCGAGTTGAAGAACCCCGGCGACGAGAACGCCACCGTCCGGGGAGCGTTCAACCAACTCCAGACGTACAAGCACGACATCCCCGGCCTCTTCTCCTGCAACGAGGTCCTGGTCGCCTCCGACGGGCTGGAGGCCCGCGTCGGGTCGCTGACGGCCGATTGGGAGCGGTTCATGCCCTGGCGGACCGTCGAGGGCGACGACGTGGCCCCCAAGGGGACGCCCGAGCTTGAAGTGTTGCTCAAGGGGGTCTTCGACAAGGGGAGGTTCCTGGACCTCTTGCGAAACTTCATCGTCTTCGAGGACGACGGCGCCTCGGTCGTCAAGAAGCTGGCCGGCTACCACCAGTTCCACGCGGTCAACAAGGCGGTCGCCTGCACGGTCGGGGCAGCTTCGCCCGAGGGAGATAAGCGGGTGGGTGTCATCTGGCACACCCAGGGCAGCGGCAAGAGCCTGACGATGGCCTTCTACGCCGGCAAGATCGTCAAGCACCCGGCGATGGCCAACCCGACGCTGGTCGTCCTGACCGATCGCAACGACCTCGACGACCAACTCTACGGGACTTTCTCGATCTGCCAGGCCCTCTTGCGGCAGTCGCCGGTGCAGGTCGAGCGGCGGGATCAGGTCACCGAGATGCTCAAGGTCGCCTCGGGAGGGGTGGTCTTCACGACCATCCAGAAGTTCCTGCCCGAGACCAAGGGGGCCAAGTACCCGCTCGTCTCCGATCGGCGGAACATCGTTGTCATCGCCGACGAGGCCCACCGCAGCCAGTACGACTTCATCGACGGCTTCGCCCGCCACATGCGGGACGCGCTGCCCAACGCTTCATTCATCGGCTTCACCGGCACGCCGATCGAGGCGACCGACAAGAACACCCAGGCGGTCTTCGGCGACTACATCGACGTTTACGACATCACCCGGTCCGTGGAGGACGGGGCGACGGTCCGCATCTACTACGAGGGCCGGCTGGCCCGGATCGCCCTCGACGAGGACGAGAGGCCGAACCTCGACGAGGAGTTCGAGGAGGTCACCGAGGGCCAGGAGGTCGAGAAGAAGGAGAAGCTCAAGTCCAAGTGGGCTCGGCTGGAGGCGATGGTCGGGGCCGAGAAGCGGGTCAAGCTGATCGCCCGAGACATCGTCGCCCACTTCGAGCAGCGGACGGCGGCCCTGGAGGGCAAGGGGATGATCGTCGGCATGAGCCGGCGCATCTGCGTTGACCTCTACGACGAGATCATCAGGCTCCGGCCCGAATGGCACAGCGACGATGACGCCCAGGGGACCATCAAGGTCGTGATGACGGGCTCGGCCGCCGACCCCCAGGAATGGCAGCCGCACATCCGCACCAAGGCCCGTCGCGAGGCGATCGCCAAGCGGTTCAAGGACCCGGCCAACCCCCTGCGCCTGGTCATCGTCCGCGACATGTGGCTGACCGGCTTCGACGCCCCCTGCCTGCACACCATGTACGCCGACAAGCCGATGCAGGGGCACGGGCTGATGCAGGCGATCGCGCGGGTCAATCGGGTCTTCCGCGACAAGCCCGGTGGGCTGATCGTCGATTACCTCGGGCTGGCCCACTTCCTCAAGAAGGCCCTGGCCGCCTATACCGAGGGCGACCGCAAGCAGGCCGGCATTCCGAAGGAGGAGGCCGTCGCCCTGCTGCTGGAGAAGCACGAGGTCGTCTCGGCCATGCTGCACGGCTTCGACTTCTCGGCCCTCCACAGCGACGATCCGGGCTTGCGCCTCGGGCTCGTCTCCGGGGCCATGAACTTCATCCTGGAGAGGGACCAGGGGGCGCCTGAGGACAATCTCAAGTCCCGGTTCATGGACGAGGTCTCCAAGATGGTCCGGACCTTCGCCCTGGCCGTGCCGCACGAGGACGCCCAGGCGATCCGAGACGAGGTCGGCTTCTTCCAGGCCGTCCGGGCGGGCCTGGTGAAGTACACGCCGGCCGAGGGCAAGTCGGAGGACGAGATCGACTCGGCGATCCGCCAGTTGGTCTCGAAGGCGATCGCGACCGACCGCGTCATCGACATCTTTGCCGACGCCGGGATGAAGCGGCCGGAGATTTCCATCCTCTCGGACGAGTTCCTGGCCGAGGTCCGCGACCTGCCCCAGCGGAACCTCGCCCTGGAATTGCTCCGCAAGTTGATCAACGACGAGATCAAGGCCCGGTCCCGCAAGAACCTGATCGAGGCTCGGTCGTTCACGGAGATGCTGGAGCAGGCGATCCAGCGCTACCAGAATCGCTCGATCGAGACGGCCCAGGTCATCGCCCAACTGATCGAACTGGCCAAGGAGATGCGGGCAGCCCACCGCAGGGGCGAGGCCCTGGGGATGACCGAGGACGAGTTGGCCTTCTACGACGCGCTGGAGGTCAACGACAGCGCCGTCAAGGTCCTCGGCGACAAGACGCTGCGGACGATCGCCCGCGAACTGGTTGAGGCGGTCCGGCGCAACGTCTCGATCGACTGGACGGAGAAGGAGAGCGTGAAGGCGAAGCTGCGGACGATCATCAAACGCCTGCTCCGCAAGCACGGCTACCCGCCGGACAAGCAGGAGCAGGCCACCCTGACGGTCCTGGCCCAGGCCGAAGCCCTCTGCAAGGACTGGGCGGCCTGA